The following are encoded in a window of Amycolatopsis lexingtonensis genomic DNA:
- a CDS encoding TetR/AcrR family transcriptional regulator has protein sequence MPGRTWAGTTLDDRKALRREQLVAAGLELLGTEGSAGTSVRAVCRHAKLTERYFYESFADREELVAAVYEHVGEQARQALVTAVRDAPSPVRRAENAVRAFVELIVDDPRRGRVLLLAPLTDPALTRRGLHLLPVFAALVGEQLSHGDETERQMVAVGLVGALSNVFIAYLDGSLKVSRERLVAHCVKLVLGADDH, from the coding sequence ATGCCGGGCCGCACGTGGGCGGGCACGACCCTGGACGACCGGAAGGCGCTGCGGCGCGAGCAGCTCGTGGCCGCGGGCCTCGAGCTGCTGGGCACCGAAGGCTCGGCCGGGACGAGCGTCCGCGCGGTGTGCCGGCACGCGAAGCTGACCGAACGCTACTTCTACGAGAGCTTCGCCGACCGCGAAGAGCTGGTCGCGGCGGTGTACGAGCACGTCGGGGAGCAGGCGCGGCAGGCGCTCGTGACCGCCGTGCGGGACGCGCCGAGCCCGGTCCGCCGGGCCGAGAACGCCGTGCGCGCGTTCGTCGAGCTCATCGTCGACGACCCGCGCCGGGGCCGGGTCCTGCTGCTCGCCCCGCTGACCGACCCCGCGCTCACCCGCCGGGGGCTGCACCTGCTGCCGGTCTTCGCCGCGCTCGTCGGGGAACAGCTGTCCCACGGCGACGAGACCGAACGCCAGATGGTCGCCGTCGGGCTGGTCGGCGCGCTGAGCAACGTCTTCATCGCCTACCTCGACGGCTCGCTGAAGGTCTCGCGCGAGCGGCTCGTCGCCCACTGCGTGAAACTCGTGCTCGGCGCCGACGACCACTGA
- a CDS encoding LLM class F420-dependent oxidoreductase, protein MKLGFHVGYWGSGPTPGALEAVLKAEELGFDSVWTAEAYGSDAFTPLAWYGASTSRIRLGTNIVQMAARTPTATAMSAMTLDHLSGGRMVLGLGASGPQVVEGWYGQPYPKPLARTREYVDIVRQVIAREAPVTLDGAHFQLPLRGGTGLGKALKPTVHPLRKEIPIHLAAEGPKNVALAAEIGDGWLPLFFSPKSNAFYKAALEEGFAREGARHTLETFEVPCSIPVIVHDDVEEAASWIKPSLALYIGGMGAKTVNFHHDVFARLGYEDVADKVQELYLAGRKEEATAAIPTSLVEDTSLIGPPAKIRDELQAWEETVVTQLLLRGDAATLTKIADALG, encoded by the coding sequence GTGAAGCTGGGATTCCACGTCGGGTACTGGGGCAGCGGCCCGACCCCGGGCGCGCTGGAGGCCGTGCTGAAGGCCGAGGAGCTCGGCTTCGACTCGGTGTGGACGGCGGAGGCGTACGGCTCGGACGCGTTCACGCCGCTGGCCTGGTACGGCGCCTCCACCAGCCGGATCCGCCTCGGCACGAACATCGTGCAGATGGCCGCGCGCACGCCGACGGCCACGGCGATGAGCGCGATGACCCTCGACCACCTGTCGGGCGGCCGGATGGTTCTCGGGCTGGGCGCGTCCGGCCCGCAGGTCGTCGAGGGCTGGTACGGCCAGCCGTACCCGAAGCCGCTCGCCCGCACGCGCGAGTACGTGGACATCGTCCGGCAGGTGATCGCCCGCGAGGCGCCCGTGACCCTGGACGGCGCCCACTTCCAGCTGCCGCTGCGCGGTGGGACGGGCCTCGGCAAGGCGCTGAAGCCGACGGTGCACCCGCTGCGCAAGGAGATCCCGATCCACCTGGCCGCGGAGGGCCCGAAGAACGTCGCACTGGCCGCGGAAATCGGCGACGGCTGGCTCCCGTTGTTCTTCTCGCCCAAGAGCAACGCCTTCTACAAGGCAGCCCTGGAGGAGGGCTTCGCGCGCGAAGGGGCGCGGCACACGCTGGAGACGTTCGAGGTGCCGTGCTCGATCCCGGTGATCGTGCACGACGACGTCGAAGAGGCGGCGTCGTGGATCAAGCCGTCGCTGGCGCTGTACATCGGCGGGATGGGCGCGAAGACGGTCAACTTCCACCACGACGTCTTCGCGCGGCTGGGGTACGAGGACGTGGCGGACAAGGTGCAGGAGCTGTACCTGGCCGGGCGCAAGGAGGAAGCGACGGCCGCGATCCCGACGTCGCTGGTGGAGGACACCTCGCTGATCGGCCCGCCGGCGAAGATCCGGGACGAGCTGCAGGCGTGGGAGGAGACGGTGGTGACCCAGCTGCTGCTGCGCGGGGACGCGGCGACGCTGACGAAGATCGCGGACGCGCTGGGCTGA
- a CDS encoding LLM class flavin-dependent oxidoreductase, giving the protein MSIRLHWFLPTSGDGRTIVERFHANRSQGPSAQREPDLDYLAQVARAAERQGFEGVLTPTGTWCEDAWLTTAALIRETTRLKFLVAFRPGVISPTLAAQMAGTFQRLSGGRVLLNIVTGGDAVEQRRFGDWHDHDARYARTDEFLTIVRGVWSGQPFTFEGEHLRVEGATTLAAPDPVPPIYFGGSSPAALPVAARHADVYLTWGEPPAQVAEKIGKVRELAGDRPIRFGVRLHTISRDTSAEAWAEAQKLLDALSPEQVAKAQAQLAASESVGQQRMVALHGGRTDGGVRGLEIHPNLWAGVGLVRGGAGTALVGSHGEVADLIEEYHSVGVTEFVLSGYPHLEEAYWFGDGVRPELARRGLIKEA; this is encoded by the coding sequence ATGAGCATCAGGCTGCACTGGTTCCTGCCCACCAGCGGCGACGGCCGCACGATCGTGGAACGCTTCCACGCCAACCGGTCCCAGGGCCCGTCGGCACAGCGCGAACCGGATCTCGACTACCTCGCCCAAGTCGCCCGGGCCGCCGAACGGCAGGGCTTCGAAGGGGTCCTGACCCCGACCGGCACGTGGTGCGAAGACGCGTGGCTGACCACGGCCGCACTGATCCGGGAGACGACCCGGCTGAAGTTCCTGGTCGCGTTCCGCCCCGGCGTCATCTCGCCGACGCTCGCCGCGCAGATGGCGGGGACGTTCCAGCGCCTTTCGGGCGGGCGGGTGCTGCTCAACATCGTCACCGGCGGCGACGCCGTGGAGCAGCGGCGCTTCGGCGACTGGCACGACCACGACGCCCGCTACGCGCGCACCGACGAGTTCCTGACGATCGTGCGCGGAGTGTGGTCCGGGCAGCCGTTCACGTTCGAAGGCGAGCACTTGCGGGTCGAAGGCGCGACGACGCTGGCCGCGCCGGACCCGGTGCCGCCGATCTACTTCGGGGGCTCGTCGCCGGCCGCGCTGCCGGTCGCGGCGCGGCACGCCGACGTCTACCTGACCTGGGGCGAGCCGCCCGCGCAGGTCGCGGAGAAGATCGGCAAGGTGCGCGAGCTGGCCGGCGACCGGCCGATCCGGTTCGGCGTCCGGCTGCACACGATCTCGCGCGACACCTCGGCCGAGGCCTGGGCGGAGGCGCAGAAGCTGCTGGACGCGCTGAGCCCGGAGCAGGTCGCCAAGGCGCAGGCGCAGCTGGCGGCGAGCGAGTCGGTGGGGCAGCAGCGGATGGTCGCGCTGCACGGCGGACGCACCGACGGCGGCGTCCGCGGCCTGGAGATCCACCCGAACCTCTGGGCCGGGGTCGGCCTGGTCCGCGGGGGTGCCGGGACGGCGCTGGTCGGCAGCCACGGCGAGGTCGCGGACCTGATCGAGGAGTACCACAGCGTCGGCGTGACCGAGTTCGTGCTGTCGGGCTACCCGCACCTGGAGGAGGCGTACTGGTTCGGCGACGGCGTCCGGCCCGAGCTGGCGCGGCGCGGGCTGATCAAGGAGGCCTAG
- a CDS encoding oxygenase MpaB family protein — MTPEPLGPDSLTWKYFGDWRGLLIALWAGSMQNMHPGLGAGVEQHSRFFEERWQRLFRSLYPIGGVVYDGPRAHATALEVRGYHDRIKGVDARGRRYHALDPDTYYWAHSTFFVSTILIADHFMGGIGEAEKRRLFDEHVTWWRMYDMTMRPVPESWEDFQRYWKHMCAEVLEDNKATRDVLDLRGIAKPPFLPWLPDPLWRPLSALIARNFVWLTTGLYDREIRDLLGLRWSERDARRHRRVGKLINAVFKLVPHDRRYHPRARAGWRRVRGEVAPGAPLVETPRRNLPPLSERGKLEHYAPNV; from the coding sequence ATGACGCCGGAGCCACTGGGTCCTGACTCGCTGACGTGGAAGTACTTCGGCGACTGGCGTGGCCTGCTCATCGCGCTGTGGGCGGGGTCGATGCAGAACATGCACCCCGGTCTCGGCGCCGGCGTCGAGCAGCACTCGCGGTTCTTCGAAGAGCGCTGGCAGCGGCTGTTCCGCTCGCTCTACCCGATCGGCGGTGTCGTCTACGACGGCCCGCGGGCGCACGCGACAGCGCTGGAAGTGCGCGGCTACCACGACCGCATCAAGGGCGTCGACGCGCGAGGCCGGCGCTACCACGCGCTCGACCCGGACACCTACTACTGGGCGCACTCGACGTTCTTCGTCAGCACGATCCTCATCGCCGACCACTTCATGGGCGGGATCGGCGAGGCCGAAAAACGCCGGTTGTTCGACGAGCACGTCACGTGGTGGCGGATGTACGACATGACCATGCGGCCGGTGCCGGAGAGCTGGGAGGACTTCCAGCGCTACTGGAAGCACATGTGCGCCGAGGTCCTGGAGGACAACAAGGCCACGCGGGACGTCCTCGACCTGCGGGGGATCGCGAAACCGCCGTTCCTGCCCTGGCTGCCGGACCCGCTCTGGCGGCCGCTGAGCGCGCTGATCGCGCGCAATTTCGTGTGGCTGACCACCGGGCTCTACGACCGCGAGATCCGCGACCTGCTCGGCCTGCGCTGGTCCGAGCGCGACGCGCGGCGGCACCGGCGGGTCGGCAAGCTGATCAACGCCGTGTTCAAGCTCGTCCCGCACGACCGCCGCTACCACCCGCGGGCCCGCGCCGGCTGGCGCCGCGTGCGCGGCGAGGTGGCTCCCGGCGCGCCCTTGGTCGAGACTCCACGGAGGAACCTGCCCCCGCTGTCCGAGCGGGGCAAGCTCGAGCACTACGCGCCGAACGTCTAG
- a CDS encoding glycosyl transferase, with the protein MAQHSRGTTGPARSPATIPGPAVTGFSAAHRLLSLDIVLALLALAGGLRVLYLAAPAPALPAEAANVAHAYALGHLTPFTDAGGAGISRFGWWQLSAYTMVTDAFGRSATALAAVREAVLVAALLSALLLWFLARRLGLTRWAAAAAVLLLAASPLALGLQRLVVVEHLAVVWALGALVLITRPGARIRHDALAAVCLLVAVLTSPLALVFLPAAGWLLVRRAPVRAALVAVLLNLGLGLAFGPAAAALRPHLADRGRPTVTDWIALDPAWAVLSTVALVAALAVTALRPFAVSGLLLVAALLVPGVPATAVLAMLVPLTPLLLAAVVQTASPPRPTAHRWQPGRGPGTTLVPVVLVAVVAAGWAYGYPALRPAADRGGPLAQAQQWLRANASGARVLVDDGAWAELADAGWPTGLLVPPAACAGGCPPVEWAVFADGTTDPRGRYPALGVVLAEAGVTAVFGDGDRSVTVSRLGLRAADPAAPSEESARVHAGEALAASDRIALPPDAAAVLREGRVDPRLIATIAALAAIRPVSVGAFPAVPGEDPAGQPRRQVLLTAGKDAVSAFYTGQRDLFRPSSVSETTGGVLVTYPLFAPPGLLLPFSSP; encoded by the coding sequence ATGGCCCAGCACAGCCGGGGAACGACCGGCCCGGCCCGCTCCCCCGCGACAATTCCCGGGCCGGCGGTCACCGGCTTCTCCGCCGCGCACCGGTTGCTGTCGCTCGACATCGTGCTCGCGCTCCTGGCGCTGGCCGGTGGCCTCCGGGTGCTCTACCTGGCCGCGCCCGCGCCGGCCCTGCCCGCCGAAGCCGCGAACGTCGCCCACGCCTACGCCCTCGGTCACCTGACCCCGTTCACCGACGCGGGCGGGGCCGGGATCAGCCGGTTCGGCTGGTGGCAGCTCTCGGCCTACACGATGGTCACCGACGCCTTCGGGCGCTCGGCGACGGCACTCGCGGCGGTCCGCGAGGCCGTGCTCGTCGCCGCGCTGCTCAGCGCCCTGCTGCTGTGGTTCCTGGCGCGCCGGCTCGGCTTGACGCGGTGGGCGGCGGCGGCCGCGGTGCTGCTGCTCGCGGCGTCCCCGCTCGCGCTCGGCCTGCAGCGGCTGGTCGTCGTCGAGCACCTGGCGGTCGTGTGGGCGCTGGGCGCGCTGGTGCTCATCACCCGGCCCGGCGCGCGGATCCGGCACGACGCCCTGGCCGCAGTCTGTCTCCTCGTCGCCGTGCTCACCTCGCCGCTGGCGCTGGTCTTCCTGCCTGCGGCGGGCTGGCTGCTGGTGCGGCGCGCGCCCGTCCGCGCGGCCTTGGTGGCGGTGCTGCTCAACCTCGGGCTGGGCCTCGCGTTCGGCCCGGCGGCCGCCGCACTCCGGCCGCACCTCGCCGACCGCGGCCGGCCGACGGTCACCGACTGGATCGCTCTCGATCCGGCGTGGGCGGTGCTCTCGACCGTCGCGCTGGTGGCCGCGCTCGCCGTGACCGCCTTGCGGCCGTTCGCGGTGTCCGGCTTGCTCCTCGTGGCGGCCCTGCTCGTCCCCGGGGTACCGGCCACCGCCGTGCTCGCCATGCTGGTCCCCCTCACCCCGCTGCTGCTGGCCGCGGTCGTCCAAACCGCGTCGCCGCCACGCCCCACGGCCCACCGGTGGCAGCCCGGCCGCGGTCCCGGGACGACGCTGGTACCGGTCGTCCTCGTCGCCGTGGTCGCGGCCGGCTGGGCGTACGGCTACCCGGCCTTGCGGCCGGCGGCCGACCGCGGCGGGCCGCTCGCCCAAGCACAGCAGTGGTTGCGGGCCAACGCTTCCGGCGCCCGGGTGCTGGTCGACGACGGCGCCTGGGCCGAACTCGCCGACGCCGGCTGGCCGACCGGGCTGCTCGTCCCGCCCGCCGCGTGCGCGGGCGGCTGCCCGCCGGTCGAATGGGCGGTCTTCGCGGACGGCACGACCGATCCCCGCGGCCGCTACCCCGCCCTCGGCGTCGTCTTGGCCGAAGCGGGCGTGACGGCGGTCTTCGGCGACGGCGACCGGTCGGTCACCGTGTCCCGGCTCGGCCTCCGGGCCGCCGACCCCGCCGCGCCGTCGGAGGAGTCCGCCCGCGTCCACGCGGGGGAAGCCCTGGCCGCGTCGGACCGGATCGCCCTGCCCCCGGACGCCGCCGCCGTGCTGCGCGAGGGTCGCGTGGACCCGCGGCTGATCGCGACGATCGCCGCGCTGGCGGCGATCCGGCCGGTCAGCGTCGGGGCGTTCCCCGCCGTACCCGGCGAAGATCCCGCCGGGCAGCCGCGCCGTCAGGTGCTCCTGACGGCGGGCAAGGACGCGGTGAGCGCGTTCTACACCGGCCAGCGCGACCTGTTCCGCCCGTCTTCGGTCAGCGAAACCACCGGCGGCGTGCTCGTCACCTACCCGCTGTTCGCTCCGCCGGGACTGCTGCTCCCGTTCTCCTCCCCCTGA
- a CDS encoding DUF4397 domain-containing protein yields MRTLLRPGGLTAAALLLVALTPVTAEAATAPGPGVGWIRVGHLSPKVPPVDIYFAPFGQAEKVVIRKAGYGAVTPYSSLDPGKYTLSMRPADASSSTPPALSATIEVAERSAYSLLVFANGPDGTLKGDLVSDDLSAPAAGKGRVRVVEGSAAIAPVTVAGPRGVTLARDAAYGQTSSYVDVPAGRWPLQLSGGAVKSAAEVDVKAGSSTTLLVTENSGALKATPIADGASLPDPPKLGVETGGGGTAPSSGSPLWPALAAAGLLAALFVGRRASRAR; encoded by the coding sequence ATGCGCACCCTGCTCAGACCCGGCGGGCTGACCGCCGCGGCCCTCCTGCTCGTCGCCCTGACGCCGGTGACGGCCGAGGCGGCGACGGCCCCCGGCCCGGGCGTCGGCTGGATCCGGGTCGGCCACCTGTCGCCGAAGGTCCCGCCGGTCGACATCTACTTCGCCCCCTTCGGGCAGGCCGAGAAGGTCGTCATCCGCAAGGCCGGCTACGGCGCCGTCACGCCGTACTCCTCGCTCGACCCCGGCAAGTACACGCTGTCGATGCGGCCCGCCGACGCCTCGTCGAGCACGCCGCCCGCGCTGTCGGCCACCATCGAAGTCGCCGAGCGCAGCGCCTACTCGCTGCTGGTGTTCGCGAACGGCCCGGACGGCACGCTCAAGGGCGACCTGGTGTCCGACGACCTCAGCGCGCCCGCCGCGGGCAAGGGCCGGGTCCGGGTGGTCGAAGGGTCGGCGGCGATCGCACCGGTCACCGTGGCCGGACCGCGGGGCGTCACGCTCGCCAGGGACGCGGCGTACGGCCAGACATCGTCCTATGTGGACGTTCCGGCCGGGCGCTGGCCGCTGCAGCTTTCCGGCGGCGCGGTGAAGTCGGCGGCCGAGGTCGACGTCAAGGCCGGCTCGTCGACGACGCTGCTGGTCACCGAGAACTCCGGAGCGCTGAAGGCGACCCCCATCGCCGACGGTGCGTCGCTGCCCGACCCGCCGAAGCTGGGCGTCGAGACCGGCGGTGGCGGCACCGCGCCGTCGTCCGGTAGCCCGCTCTGGCCGGCGCTCGCGGCGGCCGGGCTGCTGGCCGCGCTCTTCGTGGGACGCCGGGCGTCCCGTGCGCGCTGA
- a CDS encoding class F sortase — translation MRADLGALLVAALLAGGCSAAPPPAVSLPPAPPAATGPLPLPVPADVRPVRLRIPAIGVDAAALVPLGLSADQRLEAPARFEDVGWYAAGPVPGDPGPAVIAAHVDSRAGPAPFFRLRDLHSGDQVFVARSDGQETRFVVDAVQRYPKDAFPTGAVYGPAPGSALRLITCGGSFDAAKRSYRDNIVVYASTRWG, via the coding sequence GTGCGCGCTGACCTCGGCGCGCTACTCGTCGCGGCCCTGCTGGCCGGGGGCTGTTCAGCGGCGCCACCACCCGCCGTTTCGCTCCCGCCCGCGCCCCCGGCGGCGACCGGGCCCCTGCCGCTGCCCGTCCCGGCCGACGTCCGCCCGGTGCGGCTGCGCATCCCCGCCATCGGCGTCGACGCGGCCGCGCTGGTCCCGCTCGGACTGAGCGCGGACCAGCGGCTCGAGGCGCCCGCGCGCTTCGAAGACGTCGGCTGGTACGCCGCCGGGCCGGTGCCGGGTGACCCAGGCCCGGCGGTGATCGCCGCGCACGTCGACTCCCGCGCCGGCCCGGCGCCGTTCTTCCGGCTGCGCGACCTGCACAGCGGCGACCAGGTGTTCGTCGCGCGCTCGGACGGCCAGGAGACCCGGTTCGTCGTCGACGCCGTCCAGCGCTACCCGAAGGACGCGTTCCCGACCGGCGCGGTGTACGGGCCTGCGCCTGGCAGCGCGCTGCGGCTCATCACCTGCGGCGGCAGCTTCGACGCGGCGAAACGCTCGTACCGCGACAACATCGTCGTCTACGCCTCGACCCGCTGGGGCTAG
- a CDS encoding IclR family transcriptional regulator: MRTAGRNDGASGDGLVAARLAALLEAFRPGDETLGVSELARRTGLAKTTVHRLVGHLTGTGLLEREAGSVRLGLRLFEIGQLASPRRGLVEAARPYLADLREATRNTVHLAILEGTEVVYLDVLRGPDAPTLPSRIGGRFPAHATGVGKAILAFSPESVVNQVIDAGLPRMSPKTITAPGLLRRQLTRIREDGIALEREESGVGVVCAASPLLDSRGVAVAAVSISGWANRMRTERVAPAVRTVALALTRTLSGSTRDSRK, translated from the coding sequence ATGCGTACCGCTGGGCGGAACGACGGCGCGAGTGGCGACGGCCTCGTCGCGGCCCGGCTCGCCGCACTCTTGGAGGCCTTCCGGCCGGGTGACGAGACGCTCGGCGTTTCCGAGCTGGCCCGCCGGACCGGGCTGGCGAAGACGACGGTGCACCGGCTCGTCGGGCACCTCACCGGCACCGGCCTCCTCGAGCGCGAAGCCGGCTCGGTGCGGCTCGGACTGCGGCTGTTCGAAATCGGCCAACTGGCCTCACCCCGCCGGGGCCTGGTCGAGGCGGCCCGGCCCTACCTCGCCGACCTGCGCGAGGCGACGCGCAACACCGTCCACCTCGCGATCCTCGAAGGCACCGAAGTCGTCTACCTCGACGTCCTGCGCGGCCCGGACGCGCCGACGCTGCCGTCCCGCATCGGCGGCCGGTTCCCCGCGCACGCCACCGGGGTCGGCAAGGCGATCCTCGCTTTCTCTCCGGAATCCGTGGTGAACCAGGTGATCGACGCCGGATTGCCCCGCATGAGCCCGAAGACGATCACCGCGCCCGGCCTGCTCCGCCGTCAGCTCACGCGGATCCGCGAGGACGGGATCGCCTTGGAGCGCGAGGAATCCGGCGTCGGCGTCGTGTGCGCGGCCAGCCCGCTGCTCGACTCCCGCGGCGTCGCGGTCGCCGCCGTCTCGATTTCCGGCTGGGCCAACCGGATGCGGACCGAACGGGTCGCGCCCGCCGTCCGGACGGTCGCGCTCGCGCTGACCAGGACACTCTCCGGGTCCACTCGGGACAGTCGGAAATAA